Proteins encoded together in one Shewanella acanthi window:
- a CDS encoding extracellular catalytic domain type 1 short-chain-length polyhydroxyalkanoate depolymerase — translation MRKPTSFTLKALTLSLGLEGLFSIHAQAETSAYQALTDFGSNPGELTASYLVPSNQQLANSSALVVLLHGCVQDGVELANQSGLTALAEEKKFALLVPQQSFENNVKRCYNWFSAQDTQIDSGEMLSIKNMVTKLQSQTAAKQVYLIGLSAGGAMASAALVNYPDLFTGGAVIAGLPYPCADNLTKAISCMKQGPAESTEELSRLAKQVHPNQQRWPKLTVWTGKNDQVVNPENSHRLTAQWLNLNQINTTAKVEQFNDYQFSTWEDSNNQPVISLVEINNMGHGIAVNSTVKNGGIEGDYLLNAPISSMPEIIKTWGI, via the coding sequence ATGCGCAAACCAACATCTTTTACCCTAAAAGCCCTCACGCTAAGCCTCGGCCTTGAGGGACTATTTTCGATTCATGCCCAAGCAGAAACTTCAGCTTATCAAGCACTCACGGATTTTGGCAGTAACCCAGGTGAGCTAACCGCCTCCTATTTGGTCCCAAGCAATCAACAACTTGCAAACTCTTCTGCTCTGGTGGTTCTGCTTCATGGTTGCGTGCAGGACGGAGTAGAACTTGCCAATCAAAGCGGGTTAACGGCGCTAGCCGAGGAGAAAAAGTTTGCCTTGTTGGTGCCTCAGCAAAGTTTTGAAAACAATGTAAAGCGTTGTTATAACTGGTTTTCTGCTCAGGATACACAGATCGATAGCGGCGAAATGTTATCAATCAAAAACATGGTCACTAAGCTGCAAAGCCAAACTGCCGCTAAACAGGTCTATTTGATCGGCCTCTCGGCAGGTGGCGCTATGGCGAGTGCTGCACTGGTTAACTATCCAGATTTGTTTACAGGCGGCGCGGTGATAGCTGGTTTGCCCTATCCCTGCGCAGATAACCTGACAAAGGCCATTTCCTGTATGAAGCAGGGGCCTGCCGAATCGACTGAGGAACTCAGCCGTTTAGCCAAGCAGGTTCACCCAAATCAGCAACGCTGGCCCAAGCTTACGGTGTGGACGGGAAAAAACGATCAAGTGGTAAATCCCGAGAATTCCCATCGATTGACGGCGCAATGGTTAAATCTCAACCAAATTAATACCACTGCGAAAGTTGAGCAATTTAACGATTATCAATTTAGTACGTGGGAAGATTCAAATAATCAACCCGTCATCTCACTGGTTGAAATAAATAATATGGGGCACGGAATTGCGGTTAATTCCACTGTTAAAAACGGGGGAATTGAAGGTGATTATTTACTTAACGCACCAATTAGCAGCATGCCTGAAATAATTAAAACCTGGGGGATATAG